The following proteins are co-located in the Palaemon carinicauda isolate YSFRI2023 chromosome 3, ASM3689809v2, whole genome shotgun sequence genome:
- the LOC137632077 gene encoding flagellar attachment zone protein 1-like: MDREEMERLHPAVYDGANYVARETKEHVQLEEASQKDLSEDLDGAEEGIQLFDDFFAGIHQETETTNDLQRICEEVHDAEEEEIELSKDNIAISALNEDSDRENKKIESLMVSLEKAESLNDELREELLVKKSIQVGEIELYNNIGNLALIDDLERANKNIESLMVSLKKAETRNDKIRDELLAKVAVEKELDNPHEEIRMLEKRLERATLESELNAAVEEVYRMGTKLDTVLDENCKLKTELLIKKDVVCDLEMAEEELEKLWKEFAGVKAENRRLKRDLSEERAAKNMLVKADEKNKKLEEEIRNLTSVADEFAIYKEKYQDMMERNMKLEMELNHKNYAISQLVDGLSQTHPELKELYHMEISA, translated from the exons atggatcgggaggaaatggagagactgcacccagcagtctacgatggggcaaattatgttgctAGAGAAACTAAGGAACACGTACAATTGGAGGAAGCATCGcaaaaggatctaagtgaggaTTTGGATGGTGCAGAAGAGggaattcagttgtttgatgatttcttcgctggaatacaccaagaaacggaaacgaccaatgacttacaacgcatctgtgaagaggtgcatgacgcagaggaagaagaaattgagttatctaaggacAACATAGCTATATCAGCTTTAAATGAAGATTCAgatagagaaaataagaaaattgagtctcttatggtaagtctagaaaaagctgaaagtCTAAACGATGAACTTCGTGAGGAGCTTTTGGTCAAGAAATCTAttcaggtaggagaaattgagttatataataacatcggtaacttagctttaattgatgatttaGAGAGAGCCAATAAGAATattgagtctcttatggtaagtctaAAAAAAGCTGAAACTCGAAACGAtaaaattcgtgatgagcttttggcCAAGGTGGCTGTAGAAAAGGAATTAGATAATCCCCATGAGGAAATTCGGATGCTCGAGAAGAGGCTGGAAAGA GCTActttagaaagtgaacttaatGCTGCAGTCGAGGAGGTCTACAGAATGGGAACTAAATTGGATACTGTCCTGGATGAGAACTGcaaattgaagactgaactattaattaagaaagacgtggtgtgcgatctggaaatggctgaggaggaactggaaaaactctggaaagaatttgctggtgttaaagcagagaatagacgactgaagagagaccTCTCAGAGGAAAGAGCCGCAAAAAATATGTTGGTGAAggccgacgagaagaataaaaaactggaagaagaaattaggaatctaacttcagtggcagacgaatttgcaatttataaggagaaATATCAAGATATGATGGAAAGAAACATGAAGCTAGAGATGGAATTAAACCATAAGAATTACGCTATTAGCCAACTTGTAGACGGTCTCTCTCAAACGCACcccgagttgaaggaattatatcatatggaaatttctg cttaa
- the LOC137632093 gene encoding uncharacterized protein encodes MLLWDDLNEDNYCTLLSGDDLNEDNYGTLLSGDDLNEDNYGTLLSGDDLNEDNYGTLLSGDDLNEDNYGTLLPGDDLNEDNYGTLLPGDDLNEDNYGTLLPGDDLNEDNYGTLLSGDDLNEDNYGTLLSGDDLNEDNYGTLWPGDDLNEDNHGTLLPWDDLNEDNYGTLLPGDDLKEDNYDPDVLQVIPSIVQAG; translated from the exons ATGCTGTTGT gggacgacttgaatgaggacaattattgtaccctgttgtcaggggacgacttgaatgaggacaattatggTACCTTGTTGTctggggacgacttgaatgaggacaattatggtaccctgttgtcaggggacgacttgaatgaggacaattatggtaccctgttgtcaggggacgacttgaatgaggacaattatggTACCCTGTTgccaggggacgacttgaatgaggacaattatggTACCCTGTTgccaggggacgacttgaatgaggacaattatggTACCCTGTTgccaggggacgacttgaatgaggacaattatggtaccctgttgtcaggggacgacttgaatgaggacaattatggtaccctgttgtcaggggacgacttgaatgaggacaattatggTACCCTGTGgccaggggacgacttgaatgaggacaatcaTGGTACCCTGTTGccatgggacgacttgaatgaggacaattatggTACCCTGTTGCCAGGGGACGACTTGAAGGAGGACAATTAtg ATCCTgatgtcctccaggttattccaagcatcgttcaagctggatag